A stretch of Patagioenas fasciata isolate bPatFas1 chromosome 4, bPatFas1.hap1, whole genome shotgun sequence DNA encodes these proteins:
- the AASDH gene encoding beta-alanine-activating enzyme isoform X2 produces MSERELPGSCGELGELWSTYCSSHPQGKMAPPYAGRWRTGRCFWMPKQCDGHWPMSAPHYRSVAGTTIFRPIRRADRELLGGGGEKEGAGRCRAVLPQGDWRYAANMTLQELVNQAASLYADRKAVWFDECNDKPPTFYTYATVVKLAMELTAFLQKRCDQQGKCEIGLYCYPGINLPSWILGILQVPAAYSPVDPDAPPMLSTYFMKKSNLQYILVENDKINKFQMSHVGWFYHSSSTVGHIGLTLFQLSSSNTELNEQVDNVKSKYEPFKAVGDSQPGYTACPGQTEVKTSEGGNMDVGQKYSLAYVLHTSGTTGIPKIVRVPHKCIVPNIQHLKSVFEITRDDMLFLASPLTFDPSVVELFIALASGASILIVPNTIKMMPVELSAALFHRHRVTVLQATPTLLRRFGAHIIKSTVLSANTSLRVLALGGEAFPMLNLLKSWKHKENKTSIFNLYGITEVSSWATCYKIPEEVFSADFRTDFPIPLGSPLLGTKVEVRDTNGSAVLEGEGQVFIGGEERICFLDDEVTVPLGTMRETGDFVRVQNAKLFFLGRKDNQIKRHGKRFNIESLQQAAEDICKVEACAVTWYQQEKLILFVVPKDDLEKRETLKELQKHLPAYAVPDELVLIKALPLTSHGKVDISELNKIYQNHLSSRRRDSKLSGAEELWERLQNLWKSLLGLPGDSTGISKDAIFLYSGGDSLKALRFYDEIEMLVGKAVPGLLEVILSGSIEEVYRHILKILFPVEDQLMNYDSIVKRKLSGNSGEEFHGKYIKLKSERGLEVASGLISFIALSRGNHFFSMNFTPSFMQPSNTVQVGVELLQQPSFLHLVTPSLTQSHAQGYETENRILTVTNKANKTDCCCVEQIHAERGHVTTAGLALCIRWKSNTRKCVDASPLVIIPSKEEASPSVYVGSHSHAMQAIDLNLGEIKWEKNLGDRIESSACVSKCGNFIIVGCYDGLVYVLQSSDGEIHWTFVTADTVKSSAVVDPSSGLVYVGSHDQHVYALDIYKKACTWKLHCEGGAVFSSPCLSSFPHHLYVATLGGLLLAVNPGEEEKGGTVVLSIPRKTLNILLE; encoded by the exons ATGTCTGAAAGAGAACTGCCGGGGAGCTGTGGAGAGCTGGGAGAGCTGTGGAGCACGTACTGCTCCTCACACCCTCAGGGAAAAATGGCGCCACCCTACGCAGGCCGCTGGCGGACCGGGCGCTGCTTTTGGATGCCCAAACAGTGCGACGGCCATTGGCCAATGAGTGCGCCACATTACCGCAGCGTCGCCGGGACTACCATTTTTCGGCCAATCAGAAGAGCTGACCGTGAGTTGCTAGGCGGCGGTGGAGAAAAGGAAGGCGCTGGCAGGTGCCGTGCGGTGTTGCCTCAG GGGGACTGGAGATATGCAGCCAACATGACTCTTCAGGAGCTGGTGAATCAGGCAGCCAGCCTGTACGCTGATAGAAAAGCGGTTTGGTTTGATGAATGCAATGACAAACCTCCCACTTTCTATACGTATGCAACGGTGGTTAAGCTTGCCATGGAATTAACAGCTTTTCTTCAAAAGCGCTGTGATCAGCAAGGAAAATGTGAAATAGGCCTTTACTGCTATCCAGGAATAAATTTACCATCTTGGATCTTAGG AATCCTTCAAGTTCCAGCTGCCTATTCTCCTGTTGATCCAGATGCACCACCAATGTTATCTACTTACTTCATGAAGAAAAGCAATCTTCAGTATATTCTTGTTGAGAACGACAAAATAAAT AAATTCCAGATGTCCCATGTTGGTTGGTTTTACCACAGTTCTTCCACAGTAGGACATATTGGTTTAACTCTCTTCCAACTGAGCTCAAGCAACACTGAGTTAAATGAACAAGTAGACAATGTGAAAAGTAAATATGAGCCTTTCAAAGCTGTTGGTGACTCGCAGCCTGGATACACTGCTTGTCCAGGTCAAACTGAAGTAAAAACATCCGAAGGAGGTAACATGGATGTTGGCCAGAAGTACTCTTTAGCGTACGTCTTGCATACATCAGGAACCACAGGGATCCCCAAAATAGTCAGAGTGCCTCATAAATGTATCGTGCCAAATATTCAGCATCTTAA ATCCGTATTTGAGATCACACGGGATGACATGCTGTTCCTGGCTTCTCCTTTAACATTTGACCCATCTGTAGTTGAATTGTTCATTGCTTTGGCAAGCGGAGCCTCGATTCTCATTGTTCCAAACACGATTAAAATGATGCCTGTGGAGCTGTCTGCTGCTCTATTTCACCGTCACCGTGTGACAGTGTTGCAG GCAACACCAACACTTCTGAGAAGGTTTGGAGCTCACATTATTAAATCAACAGTGTTGTCTGCAAATACTTCACTTCGTGTCTTAGCCCTTGGTGGTGAAGCATTTCCAATGCTGAATCTCTTGAAGAGTTGGAAGCATAAGGagaacaaaacaagtatttttaaTCTGTATGGTATTACTGAAGTGTCAAGCTGGGCCACTTGCTACAAGATTCCTGAAGAGGTTTTTAGTGCTGATTTTAG AACTGACTTCCCTATACCTTTGGGATCACCACTCCTCGGAACAAAAGTTGAGGTCAGAGATACCAACGGTTCTGCAGTTCTAGAAGGCGAAGGACAAGTATTTATAG GAGGTGAAGAACGGATATGCTTTCTTGATGATGAAGTAACTGTACCCCTGGGCACAATGAGAGAAACAGGGGATTTTGTAAGAGTACAGAATGCGAAGTTGTTCTTCTTGGGTCGGAAAGACAATCAGATTAAACGTCACGGCAAACGTTTTAATATTGAAAGTTTGCAGCAG gctGCTGAAGATATTTGTAAGGTAGAAGCTTGTGCAGTGACCTGGTATCAGCAGGAAAAACTCATCCTGTTTGTTGTACCCAAGGATGATTTAGAAAAGAGAGAAACACTTAAGGAACTCCAGAAACATCTACCAGCTTATGCAGTCCCGGATGAGCTTGTACTGATTAAAGCTTTGCCTTTGACATCACATG GCAAAGTTGATATATCTGAACTGAACAAGATTTACCAGAACCATCTAAGCTCCAGAAGGCGTGACAGTAAGCTGAGTGGCGCAGAGGAATTGTGGGAAAgattgcagaatttatggaag tCTCTTCTGGGTCTCCCAGGTGACTCCACTGGAATTTCTAAAGATGCGATATTTCTGTACAGCGGTGGAGACTCCTTAAAGGCTCTACGATTTTATGATGAAATTGAGATGCTAGTAGGCAAAGCTGTGCCAGGACTCCTTGAAGTTATTCTCAGTGGTTCAATTGAAGAGGTTTATAGGCATATTCTTAAAATTCTGTTCCCAGTTGAGGACCAATTAATGAATTATGACAGTATTGTGAAAAGAAAATTAAGTGGGAACAGTGGAGAGGAGTTCCATGGAAAATATATCAAACTGAAATCTGAAAGAGGTCTTGAGGTTGCTTCAGGGTTAATTTCATTTATTGCACTAAGCAGAGGAAatcattttttttctatgaatttCACCCCATCTTTTATGCAACCCAGTAATACAGTACAGGTAGGAGTGGAATTGCTACAGCAACCATCCTTTCTGCATTTAGTGACTCCAAGTCTAACACAGAGCCATGCACAAGGGTATGAAACGGAGAACAGAATTCTAACAGTTACAAACAAGGCAAATAAAACCGACTGTTGCTGTGTAGAGCAGATCCATGCAGAACGTGGTCACGTAACAACGGCAGGGTTGGCATTGTGCATAAGATGGAAGTCAAATACAAGAAAATGTGTTGATGCATCACCACTGGTTATAATACCATCTAAAGAAGAAGCATCTCCATCTGTGTATGTTGGCTCTCACTCTCATGCAATGCAGGCGATTGATCTAAATTTGGGAGAAATAAAATGGGAGAAGAACCTTGGAGATCGTATTGAATCTTCTGCCTGCGTGTCTAAGTGTGGAAATTTCATTATTGTTG GTTGTTATGATGGCTTAGTGTATGTGCTTCAAAGCAGTGATGGAGAAATACACTGGACTTTTGTCACAGCAGATACTGTGAAAAGCTCTGCAGTTGTAGACCCTTCCAGTGGACTAGTCTACGTGGGATCACATGACCAGCACGTGTATGCTTTGGATATTTAT AAAAAGGCATGTACATGGAAGTTACATTGCGAAGGTGGAGCTGTGTTTTCGTCTCCTTGTCTAAGTTCTTTTCCACATCATCTTTATGTTGCTACACTAGGAGGACTGTTATTGGCTGTAAACCCA ggggaggaagagaagggTGGAACAGTGGTATTGAGTATCCCAAGGAAAACACTAAACATTTTGTTGGAATAA